One Aliiroseovarius sediminilitoris DNA window includes the following coding sequences:
- a CDS encoding multidrug effflux MFS transporter: MPSKTASRFLDPTTPPHVFTLTFVAAAATLSMNVFLPSLPGMARYFDTDYRIVQLSVALYLCVNALMQVVVGPLSDRFGRRPVIMAGFAIYILATLGCIYAPSVQVFLGFRMLQASVVVGVVLSRAAIRDMVPGDQAASMIGYVTMGMSIIPMIGPSIGGVLDQAFGWKANFWLQAGAGVAAILLTWRDLGETITPQVGGFRAQFRAYPSLLTSPRFWGYCASAALTSGAFFAYLGGAPFVGSEIYGMSPARLGLFFGAPAAGYLVGNYISGRHSMRIGLTNMVFWGAIITAAGLTLSLILFLLGFGSEYVFFGFMTWVGVGNGMTLPNATSGMMSVRPDLAGSASGLGGALNIGGGAALSALAGWLLAPGSTAMPLLLLMLSSSALAVGAILLVKQREKRLNL; the protein is encoded by the coding sequence ATGCCGTCAAAAACCGCATCCCGTTTTTTGGATCCCACCACACCGCCACATGTCTTTACGCTGACATTCGTGGCCGCAGCGGCAACCTTGTCGATGAATGTCTTTCTGCCGTCGCTGCCCGGCATGGCACGGTATTTCGACACCGATTATCGCATCGTGCAATTGTCGGTCGCGCTTTATCTGTGCGTCAACGCGCTGATGCAGGTCGTGGTCGGACCGCTGTCTGACCGGTTTGGTCGCCGCCCGGTGATCATGGCGGGGTTTGCGATCTATATCCTTGCGACACTTGGCTGCATTTATGCGCCCTCTGTTCAGGTCTTTCTGGGCTTTCGAATGCTACAGGCATCTGTCGTTGTCGGTGTCGTCCTGTCACGCGCCGCGATCCGTGACATGGTGCCCGGCGATCAGGCGGCCTCAATGATCGGCTATGTTACCATGGGGATGTCGATCATTCCGATGATCGGACCGTCGATTGGCGGCGTTCTGGATCAGGCGTTCGGATGGAAAGCCAACTTCTGGCTACAAGCTGGCGCGGGTGTTGCAGCAATCCTTCTGACATGGCGCGATCTGGGCGAAACGATCACGCCGCAAGTGGGTGGGTTCCGCGCCCAGTTCCGCGCCTATCCGTCCCTGCTGACGTCACCGCGATTCTGGGGTTACTGCGCGTCGGCAGCGCTGACGTCGGGCGCGTTTTTCGCCTATCTTGGCGGCGCGCCATTTGTCGGCAGCGAGATTTACGGCATGAGCCCGGCGCGTCTTGGGTTGTTCTTCGGTGCACCTGCTGCCGGCTATCTCGTCGGAAACTATATCTCTGGGCGCCATTCAATGCGGATCGGTTTGACCAATATGGTGTTCTGGGGGGCCATTATCACGGCCGCAGGCCTAACCCTTTCGCTTATACTTTTCCTGCTTGGCTTCGGATCCGAGTATGTCTTTTTCGGCTTCATGACATGGGTCGGCGTCGGCAATGGTATGACCCTACCCAACGCGACATCGGGCATGATGAGCGTGCGGCCGGATCTCGCGGGCAGCGCTTCGGGTCTTGGTGGGGCGTTGAACATCGGTGGCGGTGCAGCCTTGTCAGCCTTGGCCGGATGGCTGTTGGCCCCCGGATCAACCGCTATGCCGCTTCTGCTTCTTATGCTCTCATCCTCGGCTTTGGCGGTGGGTGCCATCCTGCTGGTGAAACAACGCGAAAAGCGGTTGAACCTTTGA
- a CDS encoding helix-turn-helix domain-containing protein, producing the protein MATQKLYAGVKLREIRSRLGLTQKNFAEKLGVSLPYLNQMENNNRPVSTGVVLALAQEFGFDVAELSTGDAERLVSDMREAFADPVFSDVPPLADLRLAASNAPALAHALLELHRAYRMGHERLASLDENLGNVDHQSKASPWDEVRDFFHYCDNYIDAVDRAAEHFATTGKARGLDSAEMAESVLKDRGIRLQRVDQDAMRSYDPENRVLRLSKRPPRATQEFQLLMQIALLTQDALLEATLDFARFQTEEARAIAKLGLANYFAGAARLPYEQFLAAAHETRHDLERLADRFGASIEQVAHRLSTLQRPGAKGVPFFFVRVDQAGTITKRHSATRLQFARFGGACPLWNVHQAFETPGRFLRQLAQTPDGVRYFCLSRNVSKSGGSFDAPVRRYAIGLGCEVKHAGALVYADDLDVTNDAAFEPIGVSCRICERQYCHQRSVPPLERKLQVDPYSRGTLPYEIKR; encoded by the coding sequence ATGGCCACTCAGAAGCTCTATGCTGGTGTGAAACTTCGTGAAATCCGCTCCCGACTTGGATTGACGCAAAAAAACTTTGCCGAAAAGCTTGGTGTCAGCCTGCCTTATTTGAACCAGATGGAGAACAACAACAGACCGGTATCGACCGGAGTGGTGTTGGCACTGGCGCAGGAATTTGGCTTCGACGTGGCCGAGTTGTCCACAGGTGACGCCGAACGGCTGGTCAGTGACATGCGCGAAGCTTTCGCGGACCCGGTGTTTTCAGACGTGCCGCCGCTGGCGGATCTCAGACTTGCGGCGTCCAACGCGCCCGCGCTTGCCCATGCCTTGCTGGAACTGCACCGCGCCTATCGCATGGGCCACGAACGACTGGCATCACTCGATGAAAACCTTGGTAACGTGGATCATCAGTCAAAGGCGAGCCCATGGGACGAAGTCCGCGACTTCTTTCACTATTGCGATAATTACATTGACGCTGTGGATCGCGCGGCGGAACATTTCGCTACCACCGGAAAAGCCCGCGGGTTGGACTCTGCCGAAATGGCGGAGTCCGTGTTGAAGGATCGAGGGATCCGGCTTCAACGGGTCGATCAGGATGCGATGCGCAGCTATGACCCCGAAAACCGGGTTCTGCGCCTGTCCAAGCGCCCGCCCCGCGCCACGCAGGAGTTCCAGTTGTTGATGCAAATCGCCTTGCTGACACAAGATGCGCTGCTGGAAGCCACGCTGGATTTTGCCCGTTTCCAGACCGAAGAAGCCCGTGCCATTGCGAAACTCGGACTTGCCAACTACTTCGCCGGAGCCGCTCGTCTGCCATATGAGCAGTTTCTTGCCGCAGCACACGAGACGCGACACGACCTTGAACGGCTGGCAGATCGCTTTGGCGCGTCGATCGAACAAGTGGCCCACCGTCTCTCTACCCTTCAGCGCCCCGGCGCAAAGGGAGTTCCCTTCTTCTTCGTCCGGGTCGATCAGGCTGGCACCATCACCAAGCGACACTCGGCCACGCGCCTTCAGTTCGCCCGTTTCGGCGGCGCCTGCCCTTTGTGGAACGTCCACCAAGCCTTTGAAACACCAGGACGTTTTTTGCGTCAGCTCGCGCAGACACCCGATGGGGTCAGATATTTCTGCCTGTCGCGGAACGTTTCGAAATCGGGGGGCAGTTTTGACGCCCCGGTGCGACGCTATGCAATCGGGCTGGGCTGCGAAGTGAAACATGCGGGCGCCTTGGTTTATGCTGACGATCTGGATGTCACGAATGACGCGGCGTTCGAGCCCATTGGCGTCTCCTGCCGCATCTGTGAACGCCAGTATTGCCACCAGCGATCCGTTCCTCCCCTTGAACGCAAGCTGCAAGTCGATCCATATTCACGTGGCACACTTCCATACGAGATCAAACGATGA